A region from the Flavobacteriales bacterium genome encodes:
- a CDS encoding (2Fe-2S)-binding protein gives MKQMAKVTIDNIEIEVPDGTTILQAARMIGERDKAHRHVVPPTMCYYSKLKTSGGYCRTCIVKVTKGSEKDPRPMPKPVASCRTNVMDGMVVENTINAELLDARKGVTEFLLINHPLDCPICDQAGECHLQDLGYEHGAEASRYQFERRTFDPIDIGDTIKLHMTRCILCYRCVKVAEQITDGRVHGAINRGDAAEISTYVQEAIDNDFSGNMIDVCPVGALTDKTFRFASRVWFTNPQDAHRNCENPKCTGRAVVWMKGEEILRVTGRKDQWGEVEDFICNTCRFEKKKTSDWTIEGPRQIDRHSVIGQGHYAEKLKQKLLTTAGPDAPKVEPFNIMER, from the coding sequence ATGAAGCAAATGGCCAAGGTCACCATTGACAACATCGAGATCGAGGTACCCGACGGGACCACGATCCTGCAGGCGGCACGCATGATCGGCGAGCGCGACAAGGCGCATCGCCACGTGGTGCCCCCCACCATGTGCTATTACAGCAAGCTGAAGACCAGCGGGGGCTACTGCCGCACGTGCATCGTGAAGGTGACCAAGGGCAGCGAGAAGGACCCGCGCCCCATGCCCAAGCCCGTGGCCAGCTGCCGCACCAACGTCATGGACGGCATGGTGGTGGAGAACACCATCAACGCCGAGCTGCTCGACGCGCGCAAGGGCGTCACCGAGTTCCTGCTCATCAACCACCCGCTCGATTGCCCCATCTGCGACCAGGCCGGTGAGTGCCACCTGCAGGACCTTGGCTACGAGCACGGCGCCGAGGCCAGCCGCTACCAGTTCGAGCGCCGCACGTTCGACCCCATCGACATCGGCGACACCATCAAGCTGCATATGACGCGGTGCATCCTCTGCTACCGCTGCGTGAAGGTGGCCGAGCAGATCACCGATGGCCGCGTGCACGGCGCCATCAACCGGGGCGATGCCGCTGAGATCAGTACCTACGTGCAAGAGGCCATCGACAACGACTTCAGCGGCAACATGATCGATGTGTGCCCCGTGGGCGCGCTCACCGACAAGACCTTCCGCTTCGCCAGCCGCGTGTGGTTCACCAATCCGCAGGACGCCCACCGAAACTGCGAGAACCCCAAGTGCACCGGCAGGGCCGTGGTGTGGATGAAAGGGGAGGAGATCCTGCGCGTGACCGGTCGCAAGGACCAATGGGGCGAGGTGGAGGACTTCATCTGCAACACCTGCCGGTTCGAGAAGAAGAAGACCAGCGACTGGACCATTGAAGGCCCTCGGCAGATCGACCGCCACAGCGTCATCGGCCAAGGCCACTACGCCGAGAAGCTGAAGCAGAAGCTCCTCACCACCGCAGGCCCCGATGCGCCGAAGGTGGAGCCGTTCAATATCATGGAGCGGTAG
- a CDS encoding transcriptional regulator, which produces MVLNATHFRFDDFRVDVPGRQLWHGDRLIELNGRYFDALVLLLREHGELISKERFFEEVWRGVIVSDSALTQCIKDIRRQLGDDAAAPRYVQTVPRYGYRFVGKVEVWQPDAPAQAPAAAVAEASAQVAPHQRKSLERAIREGIAGTLGGGVAGLVGGLFYGLVMASATSAEGVGTFSTLVVFLSLVVFIGMAGGFGVSMGIAAAGLWAQQRKAWIIVGAALGGMLVGGIGDLLGLDAFNLLFGRTLPGITGALEGALLGAMLAGGALLGGGFDAFPSWRPVVGAGVAGAVAGVLIPLAGGQLFAGSLKSLEGSFVTSRLRLDALGDLFGDADLGTTTQAWLGGVEALLFGICLVGALVLARQVRERRAVPVQ; this is translated from the coding sequence ATGGTGCTGAACGCCACGCATTTCCGCTTCGATGACTTCCGCGTTGACGTTCCCGGACGCCAGCTGTGGCACGGCGACCGCCTCATAGAGCTGAACGGCCGCTACTTCGATGCGCTGGTGCTCCTGCTACGTGAGCACGGTGAGCTGATCTCCAAGGAGCGCTTTTTCGAGGAGGTGTGGCGCGGAGTCATCGTCAGCGACAGTGCCCTCACGCAATGCATCAAGGACATCCGCCGCCAACTGGGCGATGATGCGGCCGCGCCGCGTTATGTGCAAACGGTGCCGCGCTACGGCTATCGTTTCGTGGGCAAGGTTGAAGTGTGGCAGCCTGATGCGCCAGCGCAAGCCCCCGCCGCTGCCGTCGCGGAAGCATCTGCCCAAGTGGCGCCGCACCAACGCAAGTCGCTGGAGCGCGCCATCCGCGAGGGCATCGCGGGTACACTGGGCGGTGGTGTGGCCGGTCTGGTCGGTGGCCTGTTCTACGGACTGGTCATGGCCAGCGCGACCAGCGCCGAAGGCGTGGGCACGTTCAGCACCTTGGTCGTCTTCCTCAGCCTGGTCGTCTTCATCGGCATGGCCGGTGGTTTCGGGGTGAGCATGGGTATTGCAGCGGCGGGCCTTTGGGCGCAGCAGCGCAAGGCGTGGATCATCGTGGGCGCGGCACTCGGCGGCATGCTCGTGGGCGGCATCGGTGATCTGCTCGGCCTCGATGCCTTCAACCTGCTTTTCGGTCGCACGTTGCCCGGCATCACCGGCGCATTGGAAGGAGCGCTGCTCGGTGCGATGCTGGCCGGTGGTGCTTTGCTCGGTGGTGGCTTCGATGCCTTCCCCTCATGGCGGCCCGTGGTGGGCGCGGGCGTGGCGGGTGCAGTGGCGGGCGTGCTCATCCCGCTGGCTGGTGGACAGCTCTTCGCGGGCAGTCTCAAGAGCCTCGAAGGTTCCTTCGTCACATCGCGCCTTCGCCTCGATGCGCTCGGCGATCTCTTCGGCGATGCGGACCTGGGCACCACTACACAAGCCTGGCTCGGCGGTGTGGAAGCGCTGCTCTTCGGCATCTGCCTGGTGGGCGCGCTGGTGCTGGCTCGTCAAGTACGCGAGCGGCGTGCGGTGCCTGTGCAGTGA
- a CDS encoding slipin family protein, translated as MVQILRINQGRVGLVFRKGDYLRVIKPGLHLLRPFDVVKVYDTAHPFTAPVELDLLLKDAELAALLTVVEVRDEQIVLKYRNGNFQEVLKPGRYAFFKGLVQYAFITLDLRALELPKEVDRELLMKPALLPYIRAYGVEPYEKAVLMVDGEAQRVLDAGTYVFAKNATAVQVLKADMRQLQLEVNGQEILTKDKAALRVNFTLQYRITDIRKALLENKEFEKQLYVLVQLALREFIGTRLLDEVLADKDAVTAYVKESVSAKAEALGVAISAGGIKDVILPGDMKEIMNQVLIAQKKAEANTIMRREETASTRSLLNTAKLMEDNAMLYKLKEMEYVEKIAEKVGAITISGNAKVLDQLKELFSAGKGP; from the coding sequence ATGGTTCAAATACTACGCATCAATCAAGGCCGCGTCGGTCTGGTCTTCCGCAAGGGCGACTACCTCCGCGTGATCAAGCCCGGCCTCCACCTCCTGCGTCCGTTCGACGTTGTGAAGGTGTACGACACCGCGCACCCCTTCACCGCGCCGGTGGAACTGGACCTTCTGTTGAAGGATGCCGAACTGGCCGCGTTGCTCACGGTGGTGGAAGTGCGCGACGAGCAGATCGTCCTGAAGTACCGCAACGGCAACTTCCAGGAAGTACTGAAGCCCGGTCGCTACGCCTTCTTCAAGGGGCTGGTGCAATACGCGTTCATCACGCTGGACCTGCGTGCACTGGAACTGCCGAAGGAGGTGGACCGCGAACTGCTGATGAAGCCCGCGCTGCTGCCTTACATCCGCGCCTACGGCGTGGAGCCGTACGAGAAAGCGGTGCTTATGGTGGACGGTGAAGCACAACGCGTGCTCGACGCGGGTACCTACGTGTTCGCCAAGAACGCCACCGCGGTGCAGGTGCTCAAGGCCGACATGCGCCAGCTGCAGCTGGAGGTGAACGGCCAGGAGATCCTCACCAAGGACAAGGCCGCCCTGCGTGTGAACTTCACGCTGCAGTACCGCATCACCGACATCCGCAAGGCGCTGTTGGAGAACAAGGAGTTCGAAAAGCAACTCTACGTCCTGGTGCAACTGGCCCTGCGTGAGTTCATCGGTACCCGTCTGCTGGACGAAGTGCTGGCCGACAAGGACGCGGTGACGGCCTACGTGAAGGAAAGCGTGAGTGCCAAGGCCGAAGCACTGGGTGTCGCCATCAGCGCTGGCGGTATCAAGGACGTGATCCTGCCGGGCGACATGAAGGAGATCATGAACCAGGTGCTGATCGCGCAGAAGAAGGCGGAAGCCAACACCATCATGCGCCGCGAGGAAACAGCGAGCACGCGCAGCCTGCTGAACACCGCGAAGCTGATGGAAGACAACGCCATGCTTTACAAGCTGAAGGAGATGGAGTACGTGGAAAAGATCGCGGAGAAGGTCGGCGCCATCACCATCAGCGGCAATGCCAAGGTCCTTGACCAGCTGAAGGAGCTGTTCAGCGCGGGCAAGGGTCCTTGA
- a CDS encoding RtcB family protein — translation MKGLKLHGKDLIAIGFPEGRAIGIAINVMLKHHRKTKKEDVLDELKRIAASPDAYSDHEHYAPIADALTGRDRKTEAQHELVARKEYRAYGLEHIEQGAIHQMEVAMKLPVTVAGALMPDAHQGYGLPIGGVLAVENAVIPYGVGVDIGCRMCLSIFNVAPEVLRSHRTDHKRLLSEHTRFGRAVHEKRMDHPVLDRDEFSTIPVVKHLKDRAWSQIGSSGSGNHFVEFGVVEITGANNEFDLAPGSYLALLSHSGSRGLGAGIAQHYTRVAKELCKLPAEAQNLAWLSLDSAAGAEYWAAMNLAGDFASACHHQIHARIAKALGEKPAAVVENHHNFAWKEMHEGREVIVHRKGATPAGKGVLGVIPGSMTAPGYIVRGTGVAESISSASHGAGRLMSRTKAKETIDPKSVKQHLEKHGIELIGGGIDEAPMAYKDIATVMRNQRDLVEVLGSFTPKIVRMCGDGSAAED, via the coding sequence ATGAAAGGACTGAAACTGCATGGCAAGGACCTCATCGCGATAGGCTTCCCCGAAGGCCGCGCGATCGGCATCGCCATCAACGTGATGCTGAAGCATCACCGCAAGACGAAGAAGGAGGACGTGCTCGATGAGCTCAAGCGCATCGCGGCCTCCCCCGATGCATACAGCGACCACGAACACTATGCACCCATCGCCGATGCCCTGACCGGTCGCGACCGCAAGACGGAAGCGCAGCACGAGCTCGTGGCACGCAAGGAATACCGCGCGTACGGCCTCGAGCACATCGAGCAGGGCGCCATCCACCAGATGGAAGTGGCGATGAAACTGCCCGTTACGGTGGCCGGCGCGCTCATGCCCGATGCGCACCAGGGCTACGGCCTGCCCATCGGCGGCGTGCTCGCCGTGGAGAACGCGGTGATCCCCTACGGCGTGGGTGTCGACATCGGATGCCGCATGTGCTTGAGCATCTTCAACGTTGCCCCGGAGGTGCTGCGGTCGCATCGCACGGACCACAAACGCCTGCTGAGCGAACACACACGGTTCGGCCGCGCCGTGCACGAGAAGCGCATGGACCATCCCGTGCTCGATCGCGACGAGTTCAGCACCATTCCCGTGGTGAAGCACTTGAAGGACCGCGCGTGGAGCCAGATCGGTTCCAGCGGCAGCGGCAACCACTTCGTGGAGTTCGGTGTGGTGGAGATCACCGGTGCGAACAACGAATTCGACCTCGCGCCCGGCAGCTACCTCGCATTGCTCTCGCACAGTGGTTCGCGCGGCCTGGGCGCGGGTATCGCACAGCACTACACGCGCGTGGCGAAGGAGCTCTGCAAGCTGCCTGCGGAAGCGCAGAACCTGGCGTGGCTATCGCTCGATAGCGCTGCCGGTGCGGAGTACTGGGCGGCGATGAACCTCGCGGGTGATTTCGCGAGCGCTTGCCACCACCAGATCCATGCGCGCATCGCCAAGGCGCTCGGTGAGAAGCCCGCGGCCGTGGTGGAGAACCACCACAACTTCGCGTGGAAGGAGATGCACGAAGGCCGGGAAGTGATCGTGCACCGCAAGGGCGCAACACCCGCTGGCAAGGGCGTGCTGGGCGTGATCCCCGGCAGCATGACGGCGCCCGGCTACATTGTTCGTGGCACGGGTGTGGCCGAGAGCATCAGCTCCGCAAGCCACGGCGCCGGCCGCTTGATGAGCCGCACCAAGGCGAAGGAGACCATCGACCCCAAGAGCGTGAAGCAGCATCTGGAAAAGCACGGCATCGAGCTGATCGGCGGTGGTATCGACGAGGCTCCGATGGCCTACAAGGACATCGCCACGGTGATGCGGAACCAACGTGATCTGGTCGAGGTGCTGGGCTCGTTCACGCCCAAGATCGTGCGGATGTGCGGCGATGGTAGCGCGGCGGAGGACTGA